The following coding sequences are from one Acidobacteriota bacterium window:
- a CDS encoding helix-turn-helix transcriptional regulator: protein MAVNGRERFGTYLRALREARHLTLEEVERLTSNEVEPVTRSLLSRLENGKARVSTLKLLALARVYRVGLGQLAERLEIDCELALDDLEETACVAPQELLRRARQAVQHGQAYRALFLYEQAEIATLADPRGERAQMCARLGVAGAMLAAARYRNARSVLEALVAEPLCGEDRGRVLFLLSRCYLGLEQHLLAGAMIDSLHRLGGEVPADIAAQVVAVEAEIREWEGSLEPAKESWLLFLDHARCGGDYEGGVRAMVALAGIERRLGRESDASRWLRQARSRAEDLGFAPLLVKVCIERARLDLVRGQEQRARRELAEGRRIARPLRLHRDLFEIYLELWRLAEREGQAGQARACLGSLRQLSRLLERIPSHARDLVERLGWGSSVSAAC from the coding sequence ATGGCGGTCAACGGGAGAGAGCGTTTCGGCACTTATCTGCGGGCCCTGAGGGAAGCCCGGCACCTGACCCTGGAAGAAGTGGAGCGTTTGACGAGCAACGAAGTCGAACCGGTCACACGCAGTCTGCTCTCGCGGCTCGAGAACGGCAAGGCCAGGGTTTCGACCCTCAAGTTGCTGGCGCTCGCCCGGGTCTATCGAGTGGGCCTCGGCCAACTGGCCGAACGCCTCGAGATCGACTGCGAGCTGGCTCTCGACGATCTGGAGGAGACGGCTTGCGTCGCGCCCCAGGAGTTGCTTCGTCGCGCCCGCCAGGCCGTACAGCACGGCCAGGCTTACCGGGCGTTGTTTCTCTACGAACAAGCCGAGATCGCCACCCTGGCCGATCCCCGCGGCGAGCGCGCACAGATGTGCGCTCGCCTCGGTGTGGCGGGGGCGATGCTTGCCGCGGCGCGGTATCGCAACGCTCGCAGCGTTCTCGAAGCGTTGGTGGCCGAGCCTCTCTGCGGGGAGGATCGCGGCCGGGTGCTCTTCCTGCTGTCCCGCTGCTACCTGGGTCTCGAGCAGCACCTGCTGGCGGGGGCGATGATCGACTCCCTGCATCGCCTCGGTGGCGAGGTGCCTGCCGACATCGCGGCCCAGGTCGTCGCCGTGGAAGCCGAGATTCGGGAGTGGGAAGGCAGCCTGGAACCGGCGAAGGAATCCTGGTTGCTCTTCCTCGATCACGCCCGGTGCGGCGGAGACTATGAAGGCGGTGTGCGGGCGATGGTGGCGCTGGCCGGCATCGAACGTCGCCTGGGGCGGGAGTCCGACGCTTCCCGCTGGCTCCGGCAGGCTCGCTCCCGGGCCGAGGACCTGGGCTTCGCTCCCCTGCTGGTCAAGGTCTGCATCGAACGCGCGCGCCTCGACCTGGTTCGCGGACAGGAACAGCGGGCGCGGCGGGAACTGGCGGAAGGGCGCCGGATCGCCCGCCCCCTGCGTTTGCACCGGGACCTCTTCGAGATCTACCTCGAACTCTGGCGCCTGGCCGAGCGCGAGGGGCAAGCCGGCCAGGCCCGGGCCTGCCTGGGCAGCCTCCGGCAGCTCTCGCGCCTGCTCGAACGCATCCCCTCCCATGCCCGCGACCTGGTCGAGCGGCTCGGGTGGGGCTCCAGCGTCTCCGCCGCCTGCTGA
- a CDS encoding MATE family efflux transporter yields the protein MSVPGEVRPIVHLALPVAAAQLGWMLIGLVDLWMVGRLGSDALAAVSLGDLWIVATLVVAMGVVMGIDPIVSQAHGAGLGPRAGAALQHGVVIALLLTPGITAAWWLAGPALLAAGQDPILVESADSYIRAQAFSIAPFLVYIALRQYLQGRGMMLPPLVIILAANLVNVALNWVLIFGELGFPALGVRGAAIASGLTRAFMMLSLVLAIVGLRLYEGAWEGWSRQAVSPRALVEVLRHGLPVGLQIGLEIWAFTLTTLFAGWLGTRALAAHTIVLKITSFSFMAAMGISIACTTRVGNLIGAGQRSRAEKAAWTGLALATAMMTGFALTFVIFRRSLPAIFVPRGTPAAMEVIVLGAGILPIAAAFQVFDGFQAVASGVLRGMGTTRPSAVINFLGYYALALPCALWLAFERLPGGIEGLGLGLRGIWLGLALGLAAVAALLAFWLRLRGPSSLPPRPV from the coding sequence ATGTCGGTGCCGGGTGAGGTCCGGCCCATCGTTCACTTGGCGCTGCCCGTCGCCGCCGCTCAGCTCGGGTGGATGCTGATCGGGCTGGTGGATCTGTGGATGGTGGGACGGCTCGGCTCCGACGCCCTGGCGGCGGTCTCCCTCGGCGACCTGTGGATCGTGGCCACCCTGGTCGTCGCCATGGGAGTGGTGATGGGCATCGATCCCATCGTCAGTCAGGCCCATGGCGCCGGTCTCGGCCCGCGCGCGGGTGCCGCCTTGCAGCACGGCGTGGTCATCGCCCTGCTGCTGACTCCCGGCATCACGGCCGCCTGGTGGCTCGCGGGCCCCGCCCTGCTCGCCGCCGGCCAGGACCCGATCCTCGTGGAATCGGCCGACTCCTACATCCGGGCCCAGGCCTTCTCCATCGCCCCGTTCCTGGTCTACATCGCCCTGCGCCAGTACCTCCAGGGCCGCGGCATGATGCTCCCCCCCCTGGTCATCATCCTGGCGGCCAACCTGGTCAACGTCGCCCTCAACTGGGTTCTGATCTTCGGCGAGCTCGGCTTTCCCGCCCTGGGTGTCCGGGGCGCCGCCATCGCCTCGGGGCTGACGCGGGCGTTCATGATGCTCTCCCTGGTGCTGGCCATCGTCGGCCTCCGACTCTACGAGGGGGCCTGGGAGGGCTGGAGCCGGCAGGCCGTCTCGCCCCGCGCCCTGGTGGAAGTGCTCCGCCACGGCCTCCCCGTGGGGCTGCAGATCGGCCTCGAGATCTGGGCTTTCACGCTGACGACCCTCTTCGCCGGCTGGCTCGGTACCCGGGCCCTGGCGGCCCACACCATCGTGCTCAAGATCACCTCCTTCTCGTTCATGGCGGCCATGGGTATTTCCATCGCCTGCACCACCCGGGTCGGCAACCTGATCGGCGCCGGCCAACGGTCCCGCGCCGAGAAGGCGGCGTGGACGGGCCTGGCCCTGGCCACCGCCATGATGACCGGATTCGCCCTGACCTTCGTGATCTTTCGCCGGAGCCTGCCCGCGATCTTCGTCCCCCGGGGCACTCCGGCGGCGATGGAGGTGATTGTTCTGGGCGCCGGCATTCTGCCCATCGCCGCCGCCTTCCAGGTCTTCGACGGTTTCCAGGCGGTGGCCAGCGGCGTCCTCCGCGGCATGGGCACCACGCGCCCCTCCGCAGTGATCAACTTCCTCGGCTACTACGCTCTCGCCCTGCCCTGCGCCCTCTGGCTGGCCTTCGAGCGCCTCCCCGGCGGCATCGAGGGACTGGGCCTGGGGCTGCGTGGCATCTGGCTCGGACTGGCCCTGGGACTCGCTGCGGTGGCGGCCCTGCTGGCATTCTGGCTGCGTCTGCGCGGCCCCTCGAGCCTGCCGCCACGACCCGTCTGA
- a CDS encoding TlpA disulfide reductase family protein gives MKRWRILSVAAVAAILVAPAPADSKTERIEALEKQVAQLQQQLAALEKKIAPTAGKGEKLRKLEQRVAQLERQVRAKKPSGDPAREKAAGAEISAIRKLVEEGKIDQVQARLEEFRKKYAGTRAARASAELAVVGKKSPQAWDIEKWYQGEKEVDLTSSKPTLLIFWEVWCPHCRREVPKVQRLWETLHPKGLQIVGLTKITRSATEQKVTDFIEQQKLTYPIAKEKGGLSRYFGVQGIPAAAIIKDGRVVWRGHPAALSDKFLASLL, from the coding sequence ATGAAGCGTTGGAGAATCCTGTCCGTGGCCGCCGTCGCGGCGATCCTTGTGGCGCCGGCGCCGGCCGACAGCAAGACGGAGAGAATCGAGGCCCTCGAAAAGCAGGTCGCGCAGCTCCAGCAGCAGCTCGCCGCGCTCGAGAAAAAGATCGCCCCCACGGCGGGCAAGGGTGAGAAGTTGCGCAAGCTCGAGCAGCGTGTCGCCCAGCTCGAACGGCAGGTCCGCGCGAAGAAGCCCTCCGGCGATCCCGCGCGGGAGAAGGCCGCCGGCGCCGAGATCTCCGCCATCCGCAAACTGGTCGAAGAAGGCAAAATCGACCAGGTTCAGGCGCGACTCGAGGAATTCAGGAAGAAATACGCCGGTACCCGGGCCGCCCGCGCCAGTGCCGAACTGGCCGTGGTGGGCAAAAAGAGCCCGCAGGCCTGGGATATCGAAAAATGGTACCAGGGCGAGAAAGAAGTCGATCTCACATCTTCCAAGCCCACGCTGCTGATCTTTTGGGAAGTCTGGTGTCCCCACTGCCGCCGGGAAGTGCCCAAGGTGCAGCGCCTGTGGGAGACCCTCCACCCCAAGGGACTGCAGATCGTCGGCCTGACCAAGATCACCAGGAGCGCCACCGAGCAGAAGGTCACCGACTTCATCGAGCAGCAGAAACTGACCTACCCGATCGCCAAGGAGAAGGGCGGCCTGAGCCGTTACTTCGGCGTGCAGGGCATCCCCGCCGCCGCCATCATCAAGGACGGCAGGGTGGTCTGGCGCGGCCATCCCGCCGCCCTGAGCGACAAGTTCCTCGCGAGCCTGCTGTAA
- a CDS encoding 2-phosphosulfolactate phosphatase, which yields MRIQRLSLLAGARQARGVAVAIDVLRASSHIVTLFDRGARAVVPAETLERAREFKRKNPDWILAGERRGLPPGGFEMGNSPFEAAARTFTGRTVILTTSAGSRGMVAAAEAGARVIVGCFLNARAVADHLRRIQPDDVSLLPLGVEGTRPAPEDEAAAAYIEALLEDRPFDLEAAFTEIRAHPEGRKFLDPAQPNYRPEDLDACLVADRIDRVPRLRGGRLEAPTGEIS from the coding sequence ATGCGTATCCAGCGCCTGTCCCTGCTCGCCGGTGCCCGCCAGGCACGGGGCGTCGCGGTGGCCATCGACGTCCTGCGGGCCTCGTCCCACATCGTCACCCTCTTCGATCGCGGCGCCCGCGCCGTGGTTCCCGCCGAAACCCTGGAGCGGGCCCGGGAGTTCAAGCGCAAGAACCCCGATTGGATTCTCGCCGGCGAGCGGCGGGGTCTGCCCCCCGGGGGTTTCGAGATGGGCAACTCTCCGTTCGAGGCCGCGGCGCGGACCTTTACCGGGCGCACCGTGATCCTCACCACCTCCGCCGGCAGCCGGGGCATGGTGGCGGCCGCCGAAGCCGGCGCCCGGGTGATCGTCGGCTGCTTTCTCAATGCGCGGGCGGTGGCCGATCATCTGCGCCGGATCCAGCCGGACGATGTGAGCCTCCTCCCGCTGGGCGTCGAAGGCACCCGCCCGGCTCCGGAGGACGAGGCCGCCGCCGCCTACATCGAGGCCCTGCTCGAAGACCGCCCTTTCGACCTGGAGGCCGCATTCACCGAAATCCGCGCCCACCCCGAAGGCCGCAAATTCCTCGATCCCGCCCAACCCAACTACCGCCCGGAAGACCTCGACGCCTGCCTTGTCGCCGATCGCATCGACCGGGTGCCCCGGCTCCGCGGAGGCCGGCTGGAAGCCCCGACCGGGGAAATCAGCTAG
- a CDS encoding alpha/beta hydrolase gives MSATVQHRLRKSHGYDIFVRDYPGDDDLAPLVFVHGLGESGLCFEEIAMHPLLAARRRLVPDLPGYGRSPWPERPLPLAEQARWLAAWIAESCSRPPVLVGHSMGGVVAQLLAEARPGALAALIDVDGNLSGGDCTFSSPAAATSFELFVDHDFRRLLEQVYEDGRRQPALRGYYASLRLAMPAAYHLNARELVEISAPGNLADRLARLETPVIYIAGSPGGASEESLELLARARIRRVKIGPAGHWPFVDQQAAFAEAVAGFLATAGL, from the coding sequence ATGAGCGCCACCGTCCAACACCGGCTCCGGAAGTCCCATGGATACGACATCTTCGTGCGCGACTACCCGGGCGACGACGACCTGGCGCCGCTGGTCTTCGTCCACGGCCTGGGAGAGTCCGGCCTCTGTTTCGAAGAGATCGCGATGCATCCCCTGCTGGCCGCGCGCCGGCGCCTGGTCCCCGATCTACCGGGCTACGGACGCAGCCCGTGGCCCGAGCGCCCTCTCCCCCTGGCCGAGCAGGCCCGGTGGCTGGCGGCCTGGATCGCCGAGTCCTGCTCCCGGCCCCCCGTACTCGTCGGGCACTCCATGGGCGGCGTGGTCGCCCAGCTCCTCGCCGAGGCCCGGCCCGGCGCCCTGGCCGCCCTGATCGACGTCGACGGCAACCTCTCCGGCGGGGACTGCACCTTCTCGTCTCCAGCCGCGGCCACATCCTTCGAACTTTTCGTCGACCATGATTTCCGCCGTCTGCTCGAGCAGGTCTACGAAGATGGTCGCCGGCAGCCTGCGCTGCGGGGCTACTACGCGAGCCTGCGACTCGCCATGCCCGCGGCCTATCACCTCAACGCCCGGGAGCTGGTCGAAATCTCCGCGCCGGGAAACCTGGCCGACCGGCTGGCGCGTCTCGAAACACCGGTGATCTACATCGCGGGCTCCCCGGGTGGCGCCAGCGAAGAATCCCTCGAGCTGCTGGCACGGGCCCGGATCCGCCGGGTGAAGATCGGTCCCGCCGGTCACTGGCCCTTCGTCGACCAGCAGGCGGCATTCGCCGAAGCCGTGGCGGGCTTTCTCGCCACCGCGGGCCTGTGA
- a CDS encoding FAD:protein FMN transferase, with translation MEPKGVSRPLLAALCLLVGLTGVALWKTATPGPASMVLSSAPEGIMGTTCRISVVVPVGRQATAREALAAAEAELRRVEALMSTWIDDSEVSRLNRLRAGDTMEVSRETAEVLAAARRLGRETGGGFDVTCRPLVELWRRAGRENRLPSRQAIDAALALVGWKGLRVEGRKVLKVLGGARVDLGGIAKGYGIDRAVGALESAGIGGGLVDVGGDLRLTGEPPGGGPWRVEILDPAGEKVWARLSVPFGRAVCTSGHGLRFVTIAGRRLSHIVDPRRGWPAEASVSVTVIAPSAMEADAWATALAVEGAPGLARLDAVEGVEAMVIEKGPEGLRARLSAGFPAPEPGPGFPPWRRVAGGSVRP, from the coding sequence ATGGAACCGAAGGGTGTGTCCCGGCCGCTTCTCGCGGCCCTGTGCCTGCTGGTCGGGTTGACCGGCGTGGCCTTGTGGAAGACCGCGACTCCGGGCCCGGCGTCGATGGTGCTGAGTTCCGCTCCGGAAGGGATCATGGGCACCACCTGCCGGATCTCGGTGGTGGTTCCGGTGGGCCGGCAGGCGACGGCCCGCGAGGCCCTGGCCGCCGCCGAGGCCGAGTTGCGACGGGTCGAGGCCCTGATGAGCACCTGGATCGACGATTCGGAGGTTTCCCGCCTCAACCGTCTGCGGGCAGGGGACACCATGGAAGTTTCTCGCGAGACCGCGGAGGTGCTCGCCGCCGCCCGACGCCTGGGGCGCGAGACCGGAGGCGGCTTCGACGTGACCTGTCGTCCGCTGGTGGAACTCTGGCGCCGGGCGGGCCGGGAAAACCGTCTCCCCTCCCGCCAGGCGATCGACGCGGCCCTGGCCCTGGTGGGATGGAAGGGGCTTCGGGTCGAGGGGCGAAAGGTGCTGAAGGTGCTCGGTGGAGCACGGGTCGATCTCGGCGGCATCGCCAAGGGCTACGGCATCGATCGTGCCGTGGGAGCCCTCGAGAGCGCGGGGATCGGAGGCGGGCTGGTCGACGTGGGGGGCGACCTGCGGCTGACCGGGGAGCCTCCCGGGGGTGGGCCGTGGCGGGTCGAGATTCTCGACCCGGCGGGCGAGAAGGTCTGGGCCCGGTTGAGCGTGCCTTTCGGCCGCGCGGTCTGCACCTCGGGGCACGGTCTGCGCTTCGTCACCATCGCCGGCCGCCGCCTGAGTCATATCGTCGATCCTCGCCGGGGGTGGCCGGCGGAGGCCAGCGTCTCGGTGACGGTGATCGCGCCCAGCGCCATGGAAGCCGACGCCTGGGCCACCGCCCTGGCCGTGGAGGGCGCACCGGGGCTGGCACGCCTGGACGCCGTCGAGGGGGTCGAGGCCATGGTGATCGAGAAGGGGCCTGAGGGGCTTCGGGCCCGGTTGAGCGCGGGCTTTCCCGCCCCGGAGCCCGGGCCGGGCTTTCCCCCCTGGCGGCGGGTGGCTGGTGGCTCGGTTCGACCCTGA